The Caenorhabditis elegans chromosome I genome includes the window acaaaaaatgcgggactgatttcgcatggttaagagcgttttgacgtcacatttttttgggagaaaaattcccgcatttttgtagatcaaaccgtgattaTTATAATTATTCTAAATAAATTAAGGTTCACGGAATCATCTATGTGATTGATTATTCAACGGATGAGACATTCACCGAGTCGATTGAGGTGAGAGAAGTTACGAAATTGATAAGGATTATGAATTATTCCTAAAAGTTATGAAATAAGATTTTTAGGCTCAAAATACGctatccggtctcgacacgacaactttttgcaaaaaactaaaacgggtgtgctcctttaaaaatttttaggcaaaagtacagtaatttcatttaccgtatttcttctattaatatggcctccctattagacttgcactccctattagtattgctcCTTGAACACcctccgaaaattagtattgcactccctattagtgaaaaaggcggggcctaaatatgaggttttctgcagtacacgccacgcagttttcttATCTTGAGTGTaatattgcactccctaatagtcttgcactccctattagtattgcaagcgggaagaccatcgaaaaatagtattgcagctatattaatagaaaaaatacggtagttttacaactaaaaccgagccgcgatgcgacacgcaacgcgccgtagatccaccccagatatggccgagccaaactggcctagttcggcaaactcttccatttcaatttatgaggaaATTCCATTAATTCctagggaagccagaaattcgtgataaaacaattaaaaccacatatattttcgaaaaactatgaaaaatcgggCAAAGAACGTTTAAAAccacagtaatctttaaaggcgcacaccttttcgcatttcacagaaatttgtcgtgtcgagaccggataccgtattttcggtcaaaatttcaagtctcGGTAataaattacttttaaaaaattatcattctCCAGGCTCTCCACTCCCTAACCAGCAATCCACATGTGCagaaaaagccaatttttctgCTCCTCAACAATCAGAACAATCGAGAATTTGATGACGTGGAAATTTCGAATGAAGTGAGTGACTTTGAGTGACTTAAATAATTTCCCGTAAACTGTCCCCGTCTTCTTCATCCCCCAGTGTTCCTTCTCTATCACGCAAACCTCTTTTCACAGACTAAAATCCAGGCGGGACAACACAAAATCGTACTTTTCTCGCATTTCAACAAGTATAACGGATATGTGAGTGCGCTTCAAggtagaaattcaaaattccaccGATTTTCAGCTTGATAACATAAAAAGTGCCACATTGACGGTGATGGCGAGGGCGAAAAAGGATAGAAATGAGTATCAGGAGCAGTTTGTCAGATTCATCGATTCTGTAGGATTCCCATttcattttctagaatttttaaaattttcctttttttcagatttctgagCACTATGTGGAATTATCCGAGGGTGTTAAAACCGCCGAGTTGGCGTTGAGGATCCGTCAGGAAGAAGCCAAAGAACAACGGAGACTGATGCAAATGAAAGTGGAGCACGATGCTTTGAAAGCCGACGTGGCTGGCCTGGAACTTCGGAACCAACCACCTGTGCAACCACCGATCCCGCCTGATCCTCCATCGGATCCGAAGTCCGCGTCGGTTCATATTGAAGAAAGTCCGCCGATGTCGCTTGCCAGCTCGACAATACCATCAGATATCATTCAGAGCACGCCTGAAACAGGAACTCCACGAGATCCTGTAAAGTGAGTCACATTAATTTACTTGAGAAATCCgattgtttcagtttttgcagAATCTCACAAACAAGCACGAAGCCTGTTTCGCCGGAATCTAACAGTGTTAAAGAAGAGCCAACTATCATTCTGAAAGACAACTATTTCTTGCCACCAAAAGCGCCTGGTCGACAATATAGCCGGATACAAAGGATTCAAAACGTTCTGAACAATCGAGTAGTGCCAAAATAACctccttttttcacttttgaagCCATAAACACTTTCTTGGTGTTGTTAAcagatttattgaaaacaaataacaaGATCTTTAGTCGAAGAGACCGAAGCCCATGTCGTCATCGGATTCCTCCTTTGGCTCCTCCTTCTTCTTGGTCTCGGCAGCTGGGGCGGCTCCTCCAGCAGCTGGAGCAGCAGCGGCGGCGGCTGGAGCTGGTCCAGATCCGGCTCCGGAAGAGACAGAAGTGATGAGGTTCTGAAAACAATCGGGGTGAAACTTGAATATACTTATGAGAAATCCTTACCTTCACATCAACTCCCTCGAGAGCCTTGGCGAAGAGTCCTGGCCAGTATGGCTCGAACTCGACGTTGGCGGCCTTGAGAAGGGTAGCGATCTTCTCGCCGGTGATGGCGACCTCGTCATCTTGAAGGATGAGAGCAGCGTAGACGCAAGCCAGTTCTTGGTTCGAAGCCATTCTTCAATCGTAAGTTGCGCGGTTTGCCTTAGCTCCAAAGAGAACAAACGTTTGATAGAACGCTGAAAGAAAGTATTAATGCCACAAAGTGACCAGGGTAAGAAAACAATAAGATATGAAGCATGGGTAAAGACCATGTGAATAGAATTCAACAACAAGAACAAATTCAACTTGAAACATTGTTTTAATACAAGGTAACAACATGGCTTAAGCCACCAAAACACAAGCTCCTCCGGCCTTCTTGATCTTTTGCTCAGCCTCGTGGGAGAAGAATCTGGCTTTAACGATGAGTGGAGTCTCTGGGAGGAGTCCTTTTCCGAGAACCTGAAAATAAGAACAGTTAAATTTACGTTTCATAGTCATGAAAGATAATTGTCTCGAACCCAGAGGATGACATTTGTCGAAATTCAAGACAAACACCGAAGGAGATCCGAAAGCCGTTAGGCGCTACTTTGTCTCTCGTAACATACACAACCACATTCACCAGTGGAAGCGCCAAGACGAGAGAAATTCTTGTTTGACTTGTTTCAAAACACACCTTGAAGTATCCAAGCTTGGTGCAGTCAATGACTGGGGATTTGCCTCCGGTGGCCTTGTCGCGAACCTCCTGTGGGACAAGAGACCACAAACGCTCGACGTTGACGGTTGGGCAGTAGTGTTGGTTCTTGTTGAGATGGAACACTCTCATTccaacctgaaaattaaagtttgagTGTCAGATAATAAAGAACATATTAGATTTAATTGTCTCGAACCCAGAGGATGACATTTGTCGAGATGCAAGACAAACACCGAAGGAGATCCGAAAGCCAAAAGGCACTACTATCTCTCCTATAACATACACAGCCATATTCACCAATGGAAGCGCCAAGATAGGAGCGGATAATTTCCAacgaacttttaaaaaagtacctTAAAAATAATACCTTTCCGAAGTATCCAGGATGGTACTTGTCACGGTTGATACGGTGGTGATGTTGACCTCCGGCGTTACCGCGACCTCCAGGATGCTTCCTGTGCTTTCCAATACGTCCGTGTCCGTGCGAGACGTGACCACGGAGCTTTCTTGTCTTTCTCAACGCGTGAGCCATACCCTGTAAAGTAAACAATTTGAATGTGTAaaagcggcaaatttcgatcgaaaatggagaagaaaaatcagagaaaaatattcaatgaaAGGTTCCCGATATTCTCGGATAAAATTactacaaaaatacaaattttgtcTTTAAAGATAATTAAAATCGACCAGATCACacacttttttcattaaaacctAGCGAAAAACCATTGAGAACAAAAAGAAATCCTAAAATATTCGCAAAAATTCAGTGAGTGTGTCTCCCAAAATCTGAGGTACGGTCACACTCGTTTGATGCGcatttcgtggcgagaccctctCGATGAAATGCAGCCTCCCTTTAaactcttttattttttgcgcAACTTATTTCATcatttaaatcgattttttaagctaaaaaagcagaaaagttagttaaaatttaattaaataattttgcaaataaataagttattgatattttgtactttttgattCAGGCTCACTGTTATTATCGATTTATTCGTGGAGAAAGTCGAAAAATACTTTGTGTTGCATTATTTATAACATTccgtaattatttttgaagtattttttgttttctaattttactcgactaaactcactttttcaatttagatTTCCTGACACCATTTAATTCATCCATCTAATTTCGTGATAATTAggattattatcaattttgcaTCATAGCTCGTTCATTTCTCTTtctatttcccattttttgtcCAAGTTATTAACTTCCATTTACCAGAATGGCTGCATCTGCACAGAAGCTTTTGGGTCGCTTGGGAACTGTCGGAGTGGGCCTTTCCATCGCTGGAGGAATCGCACAAACTGCTCTTTACAATGTTGATGGAGGTCAACGAGCAGTCATCTTCGACCGATTCAGTGGAGTGAAAAACGAGGTCGTCGGAGAAGGAACTCATTTCTTAATTCCATGGGTACAAAAACCAATCATTTTTGATATCCGGTCAACGCCGAGAGCCGTCACCACCATCACTGGAAGTAAAGACTTGCAAAACGTCAACATTACTCTCCGTATCCTTCACAGACCAAGCCCCGATCGTCTTCCAAACATCTACCTGAACATTGGTTTGGACTACGCAGAAAGAGTCCTTCCTTCCATTACAAATGAAGTTTTGAAGGCTGTTGtggtgagaaaaaattttaatttaaatattgcgaactgattttgatttaaaatttgttaaaattaattcCAGGCGCAATTCGATGCTCATGAGATGATCACCCAGCGTGAGGTTGTCTCCCAACGGGCGTCCGTGGCTCTTCGTGAACGTGCTGCACAGTTCGGACTTCTCCTTGATGATATTGCAATTGTAAGTTCACCAGATTTATGAAGTTTAAGctatttccatgatttttcagACCCACTTGAACTTTGGACGTGAATTCACTGAAGCCGTCGAAATGAAGCAAGTCGCACAGCAAGAAGCCGAAAAAGCGAGATACCTTGTCGAGAAGGCTGAACAAATGAAGATCGCCGCCGTTACCACCGCCGAAGGAGATGCTCAAGCCGCAAAGCTTCTTGCCAAGGCCTTTGCCTCTGCCGGAGACGGACTTGTCGAGCTCAGAAAGATTGAGGCCGCCGAAGAGATCGCCGAGCGTATGGCCAAGAACAAGAATGTCACCTATCTTCCAGGAAACCAACAAACCCTTCTCAACCTTCAATCCTAAATATCTCCGGTTACGTGTTTTAGACGAATTCCACTCATTTTCCCCTTTTCAAAGAGCCTTTTTCACTCTGTTGAACTTTCGAGAATAATCATGCCCGAATTCTCaattaaatactttttaaatttcgttttttttgttctgtttaGAGTAGGTCATTTCCTTCATTCATTTTGTGTAGGTATCGTagctttttcattttttttgcttgtttttgttggaaattttcgtCTAATGAATAATTTGTTCGCGATataatgaatttgaaattgggaatttattaattttcaatggtTGATTTCCCAAAATcattatttataattttcttatttcttttcaattttctttttttttaatgctaaacttttcttcttctcatttcaGATGGCGTTAATGAAATGCCGTTTCTACGAGAATCAATTCCCCGATGTCGAGGAGACCGTTGTCGCCAATGTTAAAATGATTGCCGATATGGGTGCCTACGTCCGGCTTTCCGAGTACAATGATaaaggtttttaaaatcatcattttaaaacaaaaatcgaattaaaagaggactaacggttcggacgattttgaacgtatagacccaaaatgagctcaaatgaacgaatttcgtaatgaaactgctcaaaaatgtttcaaaaaatttttatggcggttcaaaattttgaaaaattacaatgattttagctaaaatcacgaattttccccttttttccgTGTCAAATCCTTCCTAAGTtagcttttttggaattatcgtcttttattacatatattggtagtttatctcatttaatttcgttgatttttggttacctatcggctttaaatatactttaatcggtaaaattaaatgagataaactaccaatatatgtaataaaagACGATGATTCCAAAAAAGCTAACTTAGGAAGGATTTGGCacggaaaaaagggaaaaattcgtgattttagctaaaatcagtgcaatttttcaaaattttgaaccgccataaaaaaatttttgaaacatttttgagcagtttcattacgaaattcgttcgtttgagctcattttgagtctatacgttcaaaatcgtccgaaccgttcgTCCTCCTTtaaattaaatcatttttcagaggGTATGATCCTGCTCTCCGAGCTCTCCCGTCGTCGTATCCGTTCAGTGAACAAGCTAATCCGTGTCGGCCGAAGTGAAAGCGTCGTCGTGATCCGTGTCGACAAGGACAAAGGTTACATTGATCTGTCGAAGCGTCGTGTCTACCAGAAAGACTTGAAACAGTGCGACGAGCGATTCGCGAACGCCAAAATGGTGAACAGCATTTTGAGACACGTGGCCGAGCAAGTCGGATACACTACCGACGAAGAGTTGGAGGATTTGTACCAAAAGACCGCGTGGCACTTTGATCGCAAAGAGAAACGGAAAGCAGCTTCATATGACGCATTCAAGAAGGCGATCACCGAACCGACGATCTTGGATGAGTGTGATATTAGTGCAGATATTAAGGAGAAACTCTTGGAGGACATTAGGAAGAAGCTCACCCCTCAGGCGGTTAAAATTCGCGCTGATATTGAAGTCTCCTGCTTCGATTATGATGGTATTGATGCTGTGAAGGCTGCACTTATTGCTGGAAAGAACTGCTCAAATGGAACCTTCCCGATTAAGGTTtcattttatagattttaCACATGGGCGCGcttttttctcgctttttgcgttttttgtttaaaatttcacgaTGTCGCTCGATTTTGTccgttttttcgaagaaaaaaaccaagttttcATAGTACAGTTTTTACCCGAAAAATTCTCCGGTTAATTTCTTTTAATATTGTGAAttattgtcatttttcaatgtcTTCTTTTATAACTTGTTGTATATTTATATGAAGAGAAAGCgagttttataatatttttcagaaagagagttttcagctattttttaaacacagtttttacccgaaaaaatgcttttttgtctctctttctgaaaatacgaTAAAACTCGCTTTCTCTTCATTTAAATATACAAATTATCAAGAAggacattttaaaaatgacaatAATTCACAATATTAAGATAAATTAACAggggaatttcaaataatgtgCAAGATTtgggtgattttttttcggttaaaaaatgtgaaaacttggttatttttcatttaaaaaatagctgaacacttctttattcgaaaaaaaaacggccaAAATCGATCGAAATCATgaaattttggacaaaaaaaacgaaaaaaaaggaaaattaccGCACccaaaaagcgagaaaaaagCGCGCCGCAGGGTTGCGGCCGGAATCCCCGCCTCCAATAAACCACGCCCATGTGCGCAGtgcgaaattgtttttttttaaatatttaaaaaataattgtctaATTCAGATCAATCTCATCGCCGCTCCCCACTTCGTCGTCACCACACAAACATTGGACAGAGAAGGTGGAATTGAGGCCGTCAACAGCATTCTGGATACTATCAAAAATGCGATTGAAGGATTCAAGGGAAAATTCACGATCAAGGAGGAGGCGAGAATTGTGACGGATATTGatgatgagaagaagaagggtGATGGAGATGAGGATGAGGAGGAATCAGAGGAAGACGAGGACGAGGAAGAGGATGAGGATGATGTGagttttggagtttttaagacgatttcaagcattttttcgTGATGATTTTATAATACATGAATTGGCAAGTAGAGCTTACACGTGATACTAATAATTGATAAATACATCAATTTCTGTTTTTACTGTACTGGCACAATAgctctcgtaaatcgacacaaaagTAATTAAGTCACTCCgcggaaaaaagaaatttgaataactcgattcttgttttgaatgtggttaacggtttttttttaaaatcaaattcaaaatcagaatcatccaaattccatttttccgcGGAGTGATTTAATTActtttgtgtcgatttacgagagcTATTGTGCCGGAATTTCAGTGCAGTAAAAACAGAAATTGATGTTTTATCAATGATTCGCATCACGTGTAAGCTCTACTTGCCAATTCGTGTAAAATTATCacgaaaaactttttagaccaaaaatggccaaaaactaccaaatttcgtaatgagacgctctgaaaatctctcaaaaaaaagttatggccgctcaaagttttggaaaaatgttatatttttagctaaaatctcaaattttggcaacttctcgatgtcgcagcggttggaacttaatttttatttgattgtcgttttttaatgcatgttttggcattttatctCGTGTTGTTTCGTTAATTGAGATGCTTTTTCGGTCGATGCGGGCTCAAACTTTTATCGTATTTGTGCCCGCATCGACCATAAAGAATCTCAGTCAacgaaaaaacacgaaataaaatgccaaaacatgcattaaaaaacgacaatcaaataaaaattaagttccaaccgctgcgacatcgagaagttgccaaaatttgagattttagctgaaaatataacatgtttccaaaactttgagcggccataacttttttttgaaaaattttcagaacgtctcattacggaatttggtagttttggatcattttgggtctaaaaaacaaagcctcaaatttcggtactccaccttgaAAGctagaaaaacgaaaaaaaatttttctttcaggatGGA containing:
- the arl-13 gene encoding ADP-ribosylation factor-like protein 13B (Confirmed by transcript evidence), whose amino-acid sequence is MARAKKDRNEYQEQFVRFIDSISEHYVELSEGVKTAELALRIRQEEAKEQRRLMQMKVEHDALKADVAGLELRNQPPVQPPIPPDPPSDPKSASVHIEESPPMSLASSTIPSDIIQSTPETGTPRDPVNFCRISQTSTKPVSPESNSVKEEPTIILKDNYFLPPKAPGRQYSRIQRIQNVLNNRVVPK
- the arl-13 gene encoding ADP-ribosylation factor-like protein 13B (Confirmed by transcript evidence), whose amino-acid sequence is MARAKKDRNEYQEQFVRFIDSISEHYVELSEGVKTAELALRIRQEEAKEQRRLMQMKVEHDALKADVAGLELRNQPPVQPPIPPDPPSDPKSASVHIEESPPMSLASSTIPSDIIQSTPETGTPRDPVKISQTSTKPVSPESNSVKEEPTIILKDNYFLPPKAPGRQYSRIQRIQNVLNNRVVPK
- the eif-2alpha gene encoding Eukaryotic translation initiation factor 2 subunit 1 (Confirmed by transcript evidence); this encodes MKCRFYENQFPDVEETVVANVKMIADMGAYVRLSEYNDKEGMILLSELSRRRIRSVNKLIRVGRSESVVVIRVDKDKGYIDLSKRRVYQKDLKQCDERFANAKMVNSILRHVAEQVGYTTDEELEDLYQKTAWHFDRKEKRKAASYDAFKKAITEPTILDECDISADIKEKLLEDIRKKLTPQAVKIRADIEVSCFDYDGIDAVKAALIAGKNCSNGTFPIKINLIAAPHFVVTTQTLDREGGIEAVNSILDTIKNAIEGFKGKFTIKEEARIVTDIDDEKKKGDGDEDEEESEEDEDEEEDEDDDGLMAPKGLDQQVDAEEASRDNRKKAGDDEDSDEEDD
- the rpl-27A gene encoding Large ribosomal subunit protein uL15 (Confirmed by transcript evidence) gives rise to the protein MAHALRKTRKLRGHVSHGHGRIGKHRKHPGGRGNAGGQHHHRINRDKYHPGYFGKVGMRVFHLNKNQHYCPTVNVERLWSLVPQEVRDKATGGKSPVIDCTKLGYFKVLGKGLLPETPLIVKARFFSHEAEQKIKKAGGACVLVA
- the rplp-1 gene encoding Large ribosomal subunit protein P1 (Partially confirmed by transcript evidence), yielding MASNQELACVYAALILQDDEVAITGEKIATLLKAANVEFEPYWPGLFAKALEGVDVKNLITSVSSGAGSGPAPAAAAAAPAAGGAAPAAETKKKEEPKEESDDDMGFGLFD
- the phb-1 gene encoding Mitochondrial prohibitin complex protein 1 (Confirmed by transcript evidence) translates to MAASAQKLLGRLGTVGVGLSIAGGIAQTALYNVDGGQRAVIFDRFSGVKNEVVGEGTHFLIPWVQKPIIFDIRSTPRAVTTITGSKDLQNVNITLRILHRPSPDRLPNIYLNIGLDYAERVLPSITNEVLKAVVAQFDAHEMITQREVVSQRASVALRERAAQFGLLLDDIAITHLNFGREFTEAVEMKQVAQQEAEKARYLVEKAEQMKIAAVTTAEGDAQAAKLLAKAFASAGDGLVELRKIEAAEEIAERMAKNKNVTYLPGNQQTLLNLQS
- the arl-13 gene encoding ADP-ribosylation factor-like protein 13B (Confirmed by transcript evidence) translates to MTEKSWFETIFCCCCHRTPIIRREIKLGCFGIGSAGKTTFLKVLKGEDPRDLLRTNGFSTVKMEYDETFHLTIYDVGGDKGIRGIWSNYYAEVHGIIYVIDYSTDETFTESIEALHSLTSNPHVQKKPIFLLLNNQNNREFDDVEISNETKIQAGQHKIVLFSHFNKYNGYLDNIKSATLTVMARAKKDRNEYQEQFVRFIDSISEHYVELSEGVKTAELALRIRQEEAKEQRRLMQMKVEHDALKADVAGLELRNQPPVQPPIPPDPPSDPKSASVHIEESPPMSLASSTIPSDIIQSTPETGTPRDPVNFCRISQTSTKPVSPESNSVKEEPTIILKDNYFLPPKAPGRQYSRIQRIQNVLNNRVVPK
- the rpl-27A gene encoding Large ribosomal subunit protein uL15 (Confirmed by transcript evidence), translating into MRVFHLNKNQHYCPTVNVERLWSLVPQEVRDKATGGKSPVIDCTKLGYFKVLGKGLLPETPLIVKARFFSHEAEQKIKKAGGACVLVA
- the arl-13 gene encoding ADP-ribosylation factor-like protein 13B (Confirmed by transcript evidence) codes for the protein MTEKSWFETIFCCCCHRTPIIRREIKLGCFGIGSAGKTTFLKVLKGEDPRDLLRTNGFSTVKMEYDETFHLTIYDVGGDKGIRGIWSNYYAEVHGIIYVIDYSTDETFTESIEALHSLTSNPHVQKKPIFLLLNNQNNREFDDVEISNETKIQAGQHKIVLFSHFNKYNGYLDNIKSATLTVMARAKKDRNEYQEQFVRFIDSISEHYVELSEGVKTAELALRIRQEEAKEQRRLMQMKVEHDALKADVAGLELRNQPPVQPPIPPDPPSDPKSASVHIEESPPMSLASSTIPSDIIQSTPETGTPRDPVKISQTSTKPVSPESNSVKEEPTIILKDNYFLPPKAPGRQYSRIQRIQNVLNNRVVPK